In the Zingiber officinale cultivar Zhangliang chromosome 5A, Zo_v1.1, whole genome shotgun sequence genome, CTGCCATTCTGAGAGCAACAGACAATAACGAAcaaattaaaacataaaaaatggagcagtaaaaaaaaaataattttatcaaattGAGATCTCGGTTTGAGCTCAAAAAGCAGTTTAACACACGAACTTGGGCAATTTTTTTAGCTCTGCTTATTTACAGAAATAGCATCCTAGTATCAAAATGATTATCAGAAATTTGTAATAGTTATTGAAATCTGAACTTCCATTAAACTGCTAGATATAAACAAATAAGAATGATGCTGAGCAGTTTAGAGCATGTTAATTAGCCAGATTGTTGCCTACTTTCCTTGATCATCGTTTTTTCATTTCTGTTACCAATATTCAAGAGTAAGTTGATTGAGGAACCACAACTGGTTTGCAGTATGTGATCTCATATGTGAATAACAATTCAAGAGATAAAATTAGTTTTGTCAAAAATAGCAGAGAAACAAGAAGATAAGTGTGGGTGTATGTCCCCACCTAATGGGATAAGGCTTGGGTGTTATTATTGTACTCATTGCATATCTTTCCCCAGATGTCATTGTGGCAATTTTGGAAAATACTTACTGTTTGTAGTCTCTAACCTCAAGGTGCAATTTATGCTGAAGATTAAAAGCACACGAACTAATCATACACCCGTAAGCTATTGTGTTGTCCACCTCAGCTTGAAAGTTCAAACTGCCCAACCATATTACAAAAATTAGATACTCCACTTCATTATTAGTCATCATAAACTAGAACTAGAAGGCCTTTTCATTGAATGCCCCTCTAGGCATCTTGTCCACTTTTTTTAATGGTCAAATCATCAACAAACAACACTCAGCTATGTTTTGCTCAAAAACGTTCACAACCATATCATCTCTTCTATAAAGTTACTAATAGCTATACCATTATTGCAGACCTTTAGAAAATTAAAGCAAACTCACTCAATACTTTGGCCCAATATGCTATCGTCCCAGGAAGCCTTAGCGCAACGATAAAAATTATTGTCGTGTGACCTAGAGATCATAAGTTCGAGTTGCGGAAACAGACTCTTGCAATATAGGATAAGGGTTGCATAGGAATTAAAATACTGTGCCAAACCAGTCGAAACATCTCGTTTCGTCCATTGATTGGCACCGGCATGACCTCGATACTAGGCCCCGTAGCGGCAGAGAGGTGTCGCCCCGTGTTCGCGACGGAGGGGTTGTGCGCCCAACCGCACAAGAGTCGCACGAACCGCCGCATTGTCATGCAACTTTCTCACGCAGCAAGTCTGGTGGGtggatagttttttttttaattaaaacttaggtaaattattttaatcaactcctaactatgaTAGGGATAATATAAAGAGTCTTTATTAaactctaataaaattatctaattaatttattttaattataaaaaatataataaaatttttatttatttatttatctattttcatatttatttccatatttcttttatattttaaatatttatgttaaatattttatttttaattaatatattatatatttaaaaaataccaaaactatatcagcacggcacgatacgataccgaaatcaTATCATTCTAGTCCATATGACCGAAACCTTGGCACGAgttgagattttaaaccatgggtGTATCTTTAGCACTAATATGTCACCAAACAGATTTCTTTTTCCAATATAAATAAGGTTCCATCAAATTTCAAGTCTCTGTTAAAGAGATCCATATTTAGCTCCCATAAGAACCTTAACATCTTAATTGTAACATCATTACATCAAACCATGTTTGTCCCTAACTATTTGGGGTCAGCTACATCTACATGAATCGCCTTCCTACATTGAGCTCCATACGACTAagaatatttaaattaatatattagttTTTATTATAACCACTAATGTCTCCTTTGTCCTCCCTCTACTCCATACCACCCTCTCTAATAGATTCAACTCCTTTAACATCTCCTTCAATGTGTCATCAATATCTTAATCTGATCATTTTACATGAAAAAAAAagcataataaatttatttaactcagttaatttcttttattctctgtACATGTATAGCAACCAAGCAGCCACCTTCAcgtttactaagaaacatatcaTAGTAAAAGATTCAAACAACAGTACATTACTGATGCTGCTAATGTGCACCCTAAATCACACAGAACTGACGTTTTAAAAGTTAAGCATCATATTTATTCAGCCTTTAAGTTTGAAGAACATAAACTATGCAAACTAAGCATATTAGAATAACCCACCAAAATTCATATATTCACGAATGTCTTAATTTTCTGAATATTTATATGGAAAGTTGTTTCACATTTTAGTTTATCATAGACAGAtgacaattaaatatttttgcTTTCACAAATCACCAAGAGTTCCCACTACAACCTATTTATCATTGTCTAATGTGAAACATGAATTCTCTTAAGAAATGTATATATGACTGGTTGAGGCTTTTGTGCTGAAATTGACTTTGGGTTAAGGTTTCAAGGTCCTGTTTATGTAGCAATAAGAAAAAGGCGCTAAACTGCTTTTCATAGTCCCCATTGATTTGGTTAATTATTGGTGGTCTCTCCTTCGCTAGTACTACTATTCTAGGTTTTAAGAAGAGTTGAACAATTGAAAACTGAGGAAAGGGAGCAATATTTATTCAACCGgaataaaattggaaaaaaacAAATCACCAAGACTCAAGGAGATTATCATACCAAGGATTTAGGCAATGAAGGTGTCATGGGTATTAGTTGCTTGCATtttcgaagattaagttcctcaATCCTTTGAGTGTTTATGAGCAACtgcaaaataaatagaaaatcagtTTGATGGAAATGTTATCTCAGTGTTACATAAATAGGCAACAACTATCCCTTTCTATGAATTACCTGAGGAACATCACTAACTTGAGATGGAACCTGAGTCAATGCCTCTGCCATGTTTAATCCTGGCATACTGCTTCCAGGTGTAGATGCTTGATTGACGGTACTAGTTGGTAAAACAGGAGAATGTATACTTCCATCAGTCTCAACTTTGGCTGGTACTTCTGCCAGGGCTGAAGTCCCAATTATGACAGGAGTAATAGCAGGAAGACTCTGAACAGCAGTTCTAAGACCAAGAGGTGATACAGTAGATGCATCGTAGAAGCTCTGCTTTGCGTCAACCCGAAGAGATGGAAACTCTTTCTCAAATGAGGTTTTACCAATATTTCCAATGATACTTCCCCTAGATGGAGAACTGTTATTTCCACTACTTCCAAGCTTTTTTGCCCGGGACTCAGCTTGCCTTTCTGCTATCAAAGATTGGGAGCGCCTTAAGGCATGCTCTTCGGACCTAACTCCTAATACTGAATCATGATAATCAAATCCATTGTCAAATGAAAGTGACTTATTTTCTCTGTCACGGGAATCAAAATCCCTATCCTGGTACCTATCACGAGACCTCCGAAAATTACTGTAAGCCTGTGATCTGCCAGAGCTCCCTTTCTCTACAGATTCATTGGAGCTCAAACTCCGTCGTATATTCCTATCATGGTTGCCTAGTAATCTATTTCTTGGGCTATGTCCCACACTATTTTCATCTAAGGAAAACAAAAGAGCATTGCATTAGCAGTGATTCTATTTATAAACATAATAACATACACAAATTGTAAAAGAGCAATACTTAGAATCATAACAAATTTAATGTGGAATAGTTGGATACCAAAACGTTTAGATGAATTGGTTCGCAGGCCATTGGTTGAAGTGTTCCCGTTTGCAATCTTGTACCACTGTGGAACCAATGCTGGTTCACCTTGCTCCATTTTCCACAAAGACCATTATCAATATGCAGTTAAGATCTTCTACCTCTGCATCCAATTTCGAACAGACTTATCCAATGAATGTTATTTCCTATACAATACACATCCATAACAGAAGCCCATACTACTACCTCGCCCAAACATGAAGCTTCCGAAATGAAGAACCAATCTTGAAGTCCTGCACCCACCACAGCCTCTAAGTTTGCATCATAAAATTATAAGAACTTTTCTGGTAGGAAACCTAAACCGTCAGGGGAGGGGGAAAACCTCTTTTTGCTCAGATGGTCAAGCTTCGCCCTTTATGTATGCGTCTCACGGTATCAGACATCTACGGGAGCGCATTCTATCCGGAACGAAACAAAGATGCCACCATAAAAACCACTCCAATTATTCCAGAGGACGACCCTAACACCCAAAGGGGCGATCAACTGACCCAATTCCTCAAACGATAAGCGTTGCTAATCCAGAGCAGCAAACCCTAAAAAGTGAGGAACGAGGGCGAGGAAACGAAAGAGGGAAAATATCTCACCCTCGCCTCAAAGCCCCTGAGGCAAACTAGTACGAGCTTCAAAGTTCAAACCCTAATTTCGTCCGATAAAAAAACACtcaaataagaagaagaagaagaaagaaggcgaAGATTGGCCGCGAATCTCCGCGCCGAAGCGGGACAGATACCGACCAACTGGAATCCGGTTTCGATCGGGCAAAGGGAGTTGCGGGAGATCCAGAAAGGGACGACTGGATGAATCGCAGGGGCCGAGAGCTCGGTATCAAGTCTGGAATCGAGGAACCGGCAGCCGCCGGGTGTCGTGCGTTATTGTCTTGTGGAGTGGCTAGATCGCTTGATGTGGTCGTTGCGGTCAAGATTGGAAAACCTACGACCGATGACGACGATGATGACGATAACGATGACGAAGGAGAGAAGAGTAAGGAAAGGAAGGATGCAAATAACTCGCCCTCCTCCTCGCTCTTCTCTTGCTTCGTTTATTAATTAAGGAGTAACACgcgaattaaaataataatattcagtaatcaatatttatttatattatttcaAAGATTTTACAAAAGTTTATCTAATTTAAGAGATAAATTCTAGTTAACTGTTTTAATAATACTATTATTGGTAGGACACTGGGTAATCATAAAATTAAAAGAGGCCATCTAtgtaatatcaaaaaaaaaaaactgtgctTTAGGGTTCTGCTCCAAAGAACCTTGTCAAGATGTAACGTGCCTGAGTGATTTAGAACCCGAGCCAGTCCCATTTCTTATCATCGCTCAATAGACCCACGGATTAGAGTTCtacttctagtttttttttttttttcgaaaacGTAAATGACTTGGTGCTCCGTAATCAACGTTCCCGAATTATCTTCCCACACACGATCGAAAATTAACGCAATGCATCGTAGCTAAGAATCGATTCATGAATATCTGATTAACTGTCGAAGTGTTTTACCGTTGCATCATAACCTGGGGCTATAGTTAGTGCTTTCCGATTTTAATCGGTATCAAGTGTTCAGCATACGTCGATTAATACTGGGAGTGATCTGTTTGACTCCAAGGAAATTTTCTACCCGAATAAATCGGAAAGTACTCACTACGGACGACTCCTCCGTCCAGTTTTGTAAAATCAaccatttattaaaaaaaaaatcatccgcTACCATTAGGTGCTTAAGAAATTGAGAAGGTGTCCCCTCAGAAATTGAGAAgatgtcccctcggatgggtctagtggctagcacatgaggtgttgccacagtGAAatatggggttcgaatctcgacaaaatcgaggtaaatatctcccttatgtactagtcactattccaaatactagtagccgcccatgatttacctcctctgtattgGTCTTGAGACGGATTGACGAAGACACTGAGGgcaagcgtattcaccttttgtcacaaTTAAAAAATTGAGAAGACTCTACATCATTGTATTGTTGCCCTAGGGATTAGAGTTCTACTTctaattatagtaaaaaatgatTACGTTCATCCTAAACGTCTCTCACAACCCACCCCCAAATTATATGGACAGGAGCTCTTTCCAGCGAGCTATAGATATTGCCTCATCGTTGATATTTAGATTCTTGAATACCGGCATGGAGCATACATATATTATTCGAGGTTAAGCATACATACATTTGCAACCAACAAGGAGACTCGAAAGTCCTCCCTATAGATACCACAATGAGCTCAAGTAAGAGGTGAGACTCGCATGTTCTATATAAACAGCATAATTAAGGTACAACATCTTCTCATAAATAAAACATACTTAGAGTCGTCAAATTTGGACCCCAGGAAGATAATTTCTCGGCCAAATGCGCTTTCCATTCAGAGACAGAAGCAAACGGCAGTAGCCCGCTCGACAATGGGAGAATCGGCAGCAGCAGTGAGTAGAATGCATATCTTCTCATCCAGAAAGGAATGGTAGCTGATTTTGCTCCTCGCGACAGGGTTACAGGGCCGTAAAGAAGATGGTATAATGCGGACGGGAATGCATTGGCGAAGAAATGGAGCGCGCACATAACTTCCCAATCAAATAACCAGCGATATCCATTCCCGCCTAATGTGTCAATGCATAACTTTCCAGAAAACCCGCAAAGAACTCCTAGTAGCAGCACGATAAATGTCACTGGCATGGCCGCGGCGGACTTTACTGACCGTTGGAAGGCCACGTAAGCAATTGCTACAATCATTAACATCCCAAAAGACAGGCGAGATAGGACCATTAATTGGCACCTCAACATTTCCATGCCTGAACTGAAAGAATGAACTCCTTTAGGAATCCACCAGGATTTTGATTTCTGGAGAAACAAACAGAAGTTTCAGTAAGATTACGAAAAcaacagaaagaaaaaaaaaagtcgaGAACACCAAAATAGCTCATACCTCAGTAACAGACACGCACACAGATGTGATCTCTGAGAGGCGTTGGTACGAAAAGATGAAAACTCCGTATGTAAGGAAGATACACATGACAATCAAACCAGCAACAAGAAGGTCCATACATCGTTGCAAGAGTTGAGCGTGTCTAGTCTCTTGCATTTGATTCCTCAATTTCTCTTCTTTGAAGGAAGCCTTGGAaatacctaatgatatcttgatCTTCTCTAGCAAATTTGCATCCGAACTAATGACTAACTGGGATTGCTTCAGCTGCAACTTCTTCATAATTAGCTCTATCTCAACAGCCTTGAGGTCATTAGAGCGTGTCTGCTCGATTACAGATCTCTCGATTGTACTCAGAATAGACTGACTAAACCCACTCCCACGTGTGCCACTGTGAATATTTGCAAGTTGCTGATTTCTATCTCGATGGAGAATGAGTTGATTGTCTGCTGATTTAAATGGAGCATGTTCCTCTGGACCTTCAAGGGTTCTGATAAA is a window encoding:
- the LOC121982362 gene encoding uncharacterized protein LOC121982362, producing MEQGEPALVPQWYKIANGNTSTNGLRTNSSKRFDENSVGHSPRNRLLGNHDRNIRRSLSSNESVEKGSSGRSQAYSNFRRSRDRYQDRDFDSRDRENKSLSFDNGFDYHDSVLGVRSEEHALRRSQSLIAERQAESRAKKLGSSGNNSSPSRGSIIGNIGKTSFEKEFPSLRVDAKQSFYDASTVSPLGLRTAVQSLPAITPVIIGTSALAEVPAKVETDGSIHSPVLPTSTVNQASTPGSSMPGLNMAEALTQVPSQVSDVPQLLINTQRIEELNLRKCKQLIPMTPSLPKSLNGSLSDKTKSKVARAGDFNSLSKVAQQSHVNQTIRSSTNSDAAKISSVGTFQVLNREKNDIISVAKDGQGVSKSVNVVAPFPSAVLPSKIPTDQNLNIDKNAGDRKILSQAQNRNAFFNLLRKKSSSGSTSVSKPSSVEPALITEKSNAEHQHCTSPVNNKLNNSFPSESDLNGSTEVGSMSEDFCTSNLSERSYSDNGETNPDSDIVVDPEEEAFLRSLGWDKNGWEEALTAEEIDDFHKKYEKQRPLKIVPEYSSGADA
- the LOC121982364 gene encoding protein CPR-5-like gives rise to the protein MNLSRSHGRATRDGGGGNIASDGCGGLASDSSGRRRSLLLRRGRGVATSKASRGERDDASSSSSSHSSSPTSRSTTKRWKMRWVRLRSGSSRSLLVFASDHCNESLQDLALPLGMSFAAVIAQVSFGKSISKDNIEIDHLSKMCSSAVKESITNIYGQKFDCFIRNFDKSFCSSLKTLGLINNMSVNRKENATSTGSCSFNSEITPELTNTELIRTTEGPVETAVPSGSCSYKSDEITPDLAGTVFIRTLEGPEEHAPFKSADNQLILHRDRNQQLANIHSGTRGSGFSQSILSTIERSVIEQTRSNDLKAVEIELIMKKLQLKQSQLVISSDANLLEKIKISLGISKASFKEEKLRNQMQETRHAQLLQRCMDLLVAGLIVMCIFLTYGVFIFSYQRLSEITSVCVSVTEKSKSWWIPKGVHSFSSGMEMLRCQLMVLSRLSFGMLMIVAIAYVAFQRSVKSAAAMPVTFIVLLLGVLCGFSGKLCIDTLGGNGYRWLFDWEVMCALHFFANAFPSALYHLLYGPVTLSRGAKSATIPFWMRRYAFYSLLLPILPLSSGLLPFASVSEWKAHLAEKLSSWGPNLTTLSMFYL